From Anopheles darlingi chromosome 2, idAnoDarlMG_H_01, whole genome shotgun sequence, the proteins below share one genomic window:
- the LOC125950224 gene encoding serine/threonine-protein kinase fused: protein MEKYAISNLIGEGSFGKVYKAVDKSTKVTVAVKIINKRGRSGREIRGLRGECEIQRSLLHPHIIRMLDSYETPNEIVVVTEYAKMDLHSLLRGGSLGEPKTQRITFDLVSAMYYLHSHRILHRDLKPQNILLDRNMCAKLCDFGFARNMTIGTHVLTSIKGTPLYMAPELLEAKPYDHHADLWSLGCIIYEMLAGEPPFSSTSMIHLVRLIRTQHIKWPSFLTSNCVSFVQGLLERDPTQRMSWTAILMHAFVKGHIFIIGELTPFNTHPLTVSQTQMKNDEKRRNRAAYEELSTSRDSINVILQSDVEYQETDCEDSVVHILAEQSSINTTSPAHDFSSGGPIARSCAFQRRADQEDSLVPISTNSNLLVNRFNDNFPLTTLPQPLAMDGIQMKACSAVSAGGKDCLLHIDQPSQELERRKLNQSIDNFSIRIESEKQSRAQMLALSLSKGSTADHGKIADKSTPCLLPGWDSCDDSQNPPIENEEWLVFLQRSMQEILDGELDSLRQRNFVCIIVAPLRNCKASAKVIEHVAHLLSLPLAIDIPPTLQRNITNVYGELKLVPNLVYASKLLCNRTKTSSDLIVGTQYSMHQSTNSFRQLAALDNDEVKTLTAVYDLISYLTHIDDVFLNQFCDAIEILGAKELFISFFTIVHKNNHYTRLVCSILALLNCALRELPENAEIIEQIIFDENVNIIALLQYSDSILRLRTCMMLRVLARFSCLALQKRWTNALKETLETLCADDNIAVKMEATFAIEEFKYLSLTVADTL from the exons ATGGAAAAGTACGCCATTAGTAATCTTATAGGAGAAGGCTCGTTTGGAAAAGTGTATAAAGCAGTTGACAAATCGACGAAGGTCACCGTTGCTGTAAAAATCATCAATAAG cGAGGTCGATCCGGACGAGAGATTCGAGGATTACGCGGAGAATGTGAAATTCAAAGGAGCCTGTTGCACCCACACATCATTCGGATGCTTGATTCTTACGAGACACCCAACGAAATAGTTGTGGTGACGGAGTACGCGAAAATGGATCTTCACAGCTTGCTTCGTGGCGGATCGCTAGGCGAGCCGAAAACACAGAGAATCACTTTCGATCTAGTCTCGGCCATGTATTATCTTCATTCGCATCGGATTTTACATCGCGACTTGAAGCCCCAAAACATTCTTCTTGATCGTAATATGTGCGCCAAGCTGTGCGACTTTGGATTCGCGCGAAATATGACGATAGGGACTCATGTGCTCACATCTATTAAAGGAACTCCTTTGTACATGGCCCCAGAGTTGCTAGAAGCAAAGCCATACGACCATCACGCAGACTTGTGGTCACTGGGGTGTATCATATACGAAATGCTAGCGGGTGAGCCACCATTTAGCTCGACTTCTATGATCCATCTTGTGAGGTTAATTCGAACTCAACATATAAAATGGCCGAGTTTTTTGACCAGTAATTGTGTTTCTTTCGTGCAAGGCTTACTGGAACGAGATCCCACCCAACGTATGAGTTGGACCGCAATTCTGATGCATGCGTTCGTAAAAGGACATATATTTATTATTGGGGAACTAACCCCCTTTAATACACACCCTTTAACGGTCTCCCAAACGCAGatgaaaaatgacgaaaagAGACGGAATAGAGCAGCTTATGAGGAATTGTCGACGTCACGAGATAGTATCAATGTAATTTTACAAAGTGACGTGGAATATCAAGAGACAGACTGCGAGGATTCGGTCGTCCATATTCTTGCTGAACAATCTTCCATCAATACTACTTCGCCTGCCCATGACTTTTCTTCAGGAGGGCCTATCGCAAGGAGTTGTGCTTTTCAGAGAAGAGCAGACCAGGAAGATTCATTAGTCCCAATATCAACCAATTCCAATTTATTAGTGAATCGGTTTAACGACAATTTTCCTCTTACAACATTACCTCAGCCTTTGGCGATGGATGGAATTCAAATGAAGGCTTGTTCTGCTGTAAGTGCTGGTGGCAAGGACTGTTTATTACACATAGATCAGCCATCTCAAGAGCTAGAGCGACGGAAGTTGAATCAAAGCATTGATAACTTTTCAATTCGGATTGAGTCAGAAAAACAGTCTCGAGCTCAAATGCTTGCGCTAAGTCTGAGTAAAGGTAGTACTGCTGACCACGGGAAAATCGCAGACAAAAGTACGCCTTGCCTTCTTCCAGGATGGGATTCTTGTGACGATTCTCAGAACCCTCCTATCGAGAATGAAGAATGGCTAGTATTTTTACAACGATCCATGCAAGAAATTTTGGATGGTGAATTGGATTCATTACGGCAGcgcaattttgtttgcattattGTGGCACCTTTACGAAACTGTAAGGCGAGTGCAAAAGTCATAGAGCACGTAGCGCATTTACTCAGTCTACCGTTAGCGATCGACATACCACCAACATTACAGCGCAATATAACCAATGTGTACGGTGAGCTAAAGTTGGTCCCAAATTTAGTATATGCTTCCAAGTTGCTTTGTAATAGGACTAAAACCAGTTCCGATTTAATAGTCGGGACCCAGTATTCGATGCATCAGTCAACTAACTCTTTTCGCCAACTTGCGGCATTAGACAATGATGAGGTTAAAACCTTAACGGCAGTATATGATTTAATAAGTTACCTCACGCACATCGACGACGTATTTTTGAATCAGTTCTGCGATGCGATTGAAATCCTTGGGGCTAAGGAACTTTTCATCAGTTTCTTCACGATCGTTCACAAAAATAACCACTACACTCGCCTTGTTTGTTCTATACTTGCATTACTTAACTGTGCCTTACGTGAACTTCCCGAGAATGCCGAGATTATCGAACAAATTATATTTGACGAAAATGTCAATATAATTGCTTTATTGCAGTATAGCGACTCGATACTAAG GCTTCGAACGTGTATGATGCTTCGTGTGCTTGCCAGGTTTAGTTGTCTAGCACTGCAGAAACGATGGACTAATGCACTTAAAGAAACCCTTGAAACATTATGTGCAGACGACAATATAGCAGTAAAAATG GAAGCAACATTTGCCATAGAGGAATTCAAATACCTTTCGTTAACTGTTGCTGATACTCTATAA
- the LOC125952748 gene encoding cytochrome P450 306a1, producing the protein MIWTWCIGFAVLYIVVKFWVQRDQPPGPVGIPLVGYLPFIDAKKPYETFTQLSKKYGPIYGLRMGQVYAVVLSNYSLIRTVLAKDESTGRAPLYITHGIMGGYGLICAQGALWRDQRKLSIEWLRQLGMTKFKCTRDSLEKKISSSLNEMIEDIAANTSVGVGGFDPSATIHHVLGNLMNDLVFGLKYEKQDETWQFLQHLQEEGVKHIGVSMAVNFLPWLRYFPSTRRTIQFLLDGKTKTHTIYDAIIAEKRQNLQSSATSDTNSECILKSFLEESMNRINAGRVDASHCSDVQLRHLMADLFGAGVDTTFTTIRWALLYIALYPTVQFQLRQELEQALTTNKAPTLDDIELLPYLRATIAEVQRIRTVVPVGIPHGTTKEMMIAGFRIPANTMIMPLLWAVHMDPDNFPDPEKFKPERFLDKDGKFSVPHCFLPFQSGKRMCLGDELARYILHLYVANLLFCCERFDIVQEDACVIDMTGTCGITLTPPTYRMMFHKVKHSREHF; encoded by the exons ATGATCTGGACGTGGTGCATTGGATTCGCTGTTCTTTATATCGTTGTCAAATTCTGGGTTCAACGAGATCAACCACCAGGCCCTGTTGGAATCCCTTTAGTGGGTTATTTACCATTTATTGATGCAAAGAAACCATATGAAACATTCACGCAACTATCCAAAAAATACGGACCAATCTATGGACTAAGGATGGGACAGGTGTACGCCGTTGTTCTTTCAAATTATAGCCTAATCCGTACAGTGTTGGCGAAGGATGAATCAACAGGCCGTGCTCCCCTTTATATAACACATGGTATCATGGGTGGTTATG GGTTAATCTGTGCGCAAGGTGCTTTATGGCGAGATCAGCGAAAACTATCGATTGAATGGCTGCGCCAACTAGGTATGACTAAGTTTAAATGTACACGGGACAGCCTCGAGAAAAAAATTTCCTCCAGTTTAAACGAAATGATAGAG GACATTGCTGCCAATACaagtgttggtgttggcggGTTTGATCCATCCGCTACTATACATCATGTTCTTGGAAACCTTATGAACGATCTGGTTTTTGGATTGAAATATGAAAAACAAGATGAAACATGGCAGTTTCTCCAGCAtttgcaagaagaaggagtaaAGCACATTGGCGTTTCGATGGCAGTCAATTTCTTACCGTGGTTAAg ATATTTCCCATCCACTCGACGTACGATCCAATTTCTGCTGGATGGTAAAACTAAAACACATACAATCTATGATGCGATTATAGCTGAAAAGCGTCAAAACCTGCAGTCCTCGGCTACATCTGATACAAATAGTGAATGCATTTTGAAAAGCTTTTTGGAAGAATCAATGAATCGTATAAATGCTGGAAGAGTTGACGCCTCGCATTGCAGCGATGTACAACTTCGTCACTTGATGGCCGATCTTTTCGGAGCTGGTGTGGATACAACGTTCACTACTATTCGCTGGGCTTTGTTATACATTGCTCTATATCCGACGGTTCAGTTTCAGCTCCGACAAGAGTTGGAACAGGCCTTGACCACGAATAAGGCTCCTACTCTCGATGACATCGAATTACTGCCCTACTTACGGGCTACTATAGCTGAAGTACAGCGTATACGAACAGTTGTACCTGTTGGGATACCACACGGAACTACGAAG GAAATGATGATAGCTGGCTTTCGGATTCCTGCCAATACCATGATCATGCCACTGTTGTGGGCTGTTCATATGGACCCAGATAACTTTCCCGATCCGGAAAAGTTTAAACCGGAAAGATTTCTCGACAAAGATGGAAAATTCTCAGTTCCCCActgctttcttccttttcaatCGGGTAAACGTATGTGCCTGGGAGATGAATTAGCCCGATACATTCTGCATCTTTACGTTGCTAActtacttttttgttgtgaGAGGTTCGATATCGTACAGGAAGACGCATGCGTCATTGATATGACCGGAACATGCGGAATTACACTAACCCCTCCAACATACCGAATGATGTTTCATAAAGTAAAACATAGTCGAGAGCACTTTTAA